One segment of Ipomoea triloba cultivar NCNSP0323 chromosome 12, ASM357664v1 DNA contains the following:
- the LOC116000218 gene encoding UDP-glycosyltransferase 83A1-like: MGNPHVLLIPYPVQGHVIPLMELAQCLARHGINITFALTETTHNRILNSLALNDVALNDGIRLVTVLDGSESNESSNVPGKLSEAIFKIMPGKVEKLIRDINASSESEGEKISCVVADQSLGWALELAKKLGLQTVAFLPAAAANLVLGFNIPKLIDDGIINIEGIPAENKTFQFAPTMPFMNTSDFVWVRMGNSTMQKIIFHMMLGNNKSVKSADWLICNSAYNLEPGAFSLSPEIVPIGPLLAPKSLTTPTSPAGSFWPAEPNCLKFLDQHPPRSIIYAAFGSSTAFSEAQFEELAKGLELTNRPFLWVDANRKTYTTERGMVVNWAPQQGVLSHPSVGCFLSHCGWNSTIESAINGVPILCWPYFADQFINQSYICDVWKIGVALKRNNGSDGIIKCEEIKNKVDQLLGDKSFKERALHLKEVTRANIAEGGSSHNNLMNFIKWINANINM; encoded by the exons ATGGGAAACCCACATGTCCTACTCATTCCTTATCCCGTTCAAGGCCATGTAATTCCTTTAATGGAGCTGGCTCAGTGCTTAGCTAGGCATGGCATCAACATCACCTTCGCCCTCACTGAAACAACTCACAACCGGATACTAAACTCATTAGCACTAAACGATGTTGCATTAAATGATGGGATTCGTCTGGTTACTGTGTTGGATGGCTCAGAATCAAATGAGAGTAGCAACGTGCCCGGGAAACTGTCTGAAGCCATCTTCAAAATCATGCCAGGGAAAGTGGAGAAACTCATACGGGATATCAATGCATCATCGGAATCTGAGGGTGAGAAGATCAGTTGTGTTGTTGCTGATCAGAGTCTTGGATGGGCTCTGGAGTTGGCAAAGAAGCTGGGACTACAAACCGTGGCATTCTTGCCTGCTGCAGCAGCAAATTTGGTGCTGGGATTTAACATCCCCAAGCTAATTGATGATGGGATAATCAACATTGAAG GTATTCCAGCAGAGAACAAGACATTTCAGTTTGCCCCAACAATGCCATTCATGAACACCTCAGACTTTGTTTGGGTTCGCATGGGAAATTCGACTATGCAGAAGATCATTTTTCACATGATGTTAGGCAATAACAAGTCTGTAAAATCAGCAGACTGGCTAATCTGCAACTCGGCCTATAATCTTGAACCAGGAGCCTTTTCCTTATCCCCAGAGATTGTTCCCATTGGTCCTCTTTTAGCCCCAAAAAGCCTCACAACCCCAACTTCTCCAGCCGGATCTTTCTGGCCAGCAGAACCAAATTGCCTAAAATTTCTTGATCAACACCCGCCACGCTCAATCATTTACGCAGCATTTGGAAGCTCCACAGCTTTCAGTGAAGCACAATTTGAAGAGCTAGCCAAGGGGCTTGAGCTAACAAACAGGCCTTTCTTGTGGGTCGATGCAAACAGGAAAACATACACAACAGAACGGGGAATGGTGGTGAATTGGGCACCACAGCAGGGGGTTTTAAGCCATCCATCTGTGGGCTGTTTCTTGAGCCATTGTGGTTGGAACTCGACCATAGAATCGGCTATCAATGGCGTGCCGATCCTATGTTGGCCTTACTTTGCTGACCAGTTTATCAATCAAAGCTACATCTGTGATGTATGGAAGATTGGGGTGGCTTTGAAGAGAAATAATGGAAGTGATGGGATCATAAAGTGTGAAGAGATCAAGAACAAGGTGGATCAGTTGCTTGGAGACAAGTCGTTTAAAGAGAGAGCTTTACATCTCAAGGAAGTCACAAGGGCTAATATTGCAGAAGGGGGTAGCTCACACAATAACTTGATGAATTTTATTAAATGGATTAATGCTAATATCAACATGTAA
- the LOC116000001 gene encoding UDP-glycosyltransferase 83A1-like: MRKPHIIAIPYPAQGHVIPLMELCQYLVKHGCKVTFVNSEFNHNRIIESMSEADNVINLVSVPDGLAVEEDRNDLKKLTEALFEVVPGKLEALIHNINESDENRVSCVIADENLGWALDLANKLGLQTVAFWPAAAASITMMFNVPKLVDDGIVGNNGEILRKQSIKLLPLMPAMNTTDLAWNCFTDPGLQRLIFDLAFKNNESVKSAEWLLCNSSQAMEYEVFAAYPKLIPIGPLLASNRLGKTSGHFWREDTDCLKWLDQQPLNSVIYVAFGSHTIFDMAEFQELALGLELTNRPFLWVVRQGFIEESENAYPEGFIDRTRNRGRLVEWAPQQKVLAHPSLGCFLSHCGWNSTIEGVSNGLPFLCWPYFADQLFNKSYICDVWKTGLGFDRNENGVIGRQEIKNKVEQLFGDETFKSRAVDLQGEVLSCVKSGGSSNRNFSSFVNWIKATD; the protein is encoded by the exons aTGAGAAAGCCACATATCATAGCCATACCATATCCAGCACAAGGCCATGTTATCCCTTTAATGGAGCTTTGCCAGTACTTAGTCAAGCATGGCTGCAAAGTCACCTTTGTCAATTCTGAGTTCAACCACAACCGAATCATCGAGTCCATGTCGGAGGCAGACAATGTTATAAACCTCGTATCGGTCCCTGACGGGTTGGCAGTGGAGGAGGACAGGAATGACCTGAAGAAGCTAACAGAAGCACTGTTTGAGGTTGTTCCAGGGAAGCTGGAGGCTCTCATTCATAACATAAATGAGTCGGATGAGAACAGAGTTTCGTGTGTTATTGCCGATGAAAATTTGGGTTGGGCGCTTGACTTGGCCAACAAATTGGGACTCCAGACAGTTGCTTTCTGGCCTGCTGCAGCTGCTTCTATAACCATGATGTTTAATGTTCCGAAGCTAGTTGATGATGGGATTGTTGGCAAcaatg GAGAAATACTGAGAAAGCAGAGCATCAAATTGTTGCCTCTCATGCCGGCTATGAACACTACAGATTTAGCGTGGAACTGTTTCACCGATCCGGGGTTACAGAGGCTTATTTTCGATCTGGCATTCAAAAACAATGAATCAGTGAAATCAGCAGAGTGGCTACTCTGCAACTCATCTCAGGCGATGGAATATGAGGTATTTGCAGCCTACCCGAAGCTGATACCTATTGGACCATTACTAGCAAGCAACCGTCTTGGGAAAACATCAGGCCACTTTTGGCGGGAGGACACAGATTGCCTGAAATGGCTCGACCAGCAGCCATTGAACTCAGTCATCTACGTTGCATTCGGAAGCCACACCATTTTCGACATGGCAGAGTTTCAAGAACTTGCCCTTGGGCTTGAACTAACCAACAGACCATTTTTATGGGTGGTTAGGCAAGGGTTTATTGAGGAATCTGAAAATGCTTACCCTGAAGGGTTCATAGACAGAACTCGCAATCGTGGGCGGTTAGTTGAATGGGCTCCTCAGCAGAAAGTGTTGGCGCATCCCTCTCTCGGTTGTTTCCTGAGCCATTGCGGCTGGAATTCCACCATTGAGGGTGTCAGCAATGGCTTGCCTTTCTTGTGCTGGCCATACTTTGCTGATCAGTTATTCAACAAAAGTTACATCTGTGATGTTTGGAAGACTGGTTTGGGGTTCGATAGAAATGAGAATGGAGTCATCGGACGACAGGAAATCAAGAACAAGGTGGAACAATTGTTTGGGGATGAAACCTTCAAAAGTAGAGCCGTGGATCTTCAAGGAGAGGTGTTGTCTTGTGTTAAAAGTGGAGGGTCTTCGAATCGGAATTTCAGTAGTTTCGTTAACTGGATTAAGGCAACTGATTAA